The following are encoded together in the Salvia hispanica cultivar TCC Black 2014 chromosome 6, UniMelb_Shisp_WGS_1.0, whole genome shotgun sequence genome:
- the LOC125196469 gene encoding pentatricopeptide repeat-containing protein At3g22690, protein MAFAASIVSLPPCATPCAPKIQIQTQPISPKPNPQNRDLKSCKNLQEIKQIHAQYIKHGLVADPSLLTKLIAKYSELGSPDSLEFAEKAFKMFKNSRRDRTSNIIYLYNSLVRGNSLLGAYHDAISQYVDMLIDDLEPDNYTFPFVLSACAKNSSLSEARQIHGSVVKRGYHNDVFVSNSLVYCYGECGDTDSARKVFDEMPDRNVVSWTSLICGYARRDRNREAISLFFDMLGEGIEPNELTVVSVVSACAKLGDLDLGERVLNHVECSELKFNGVMVNAIVDMYIKCGRVEKAMQIFDECADKDLVLYNTFLSNYVKLGMATDALAMFRGMLDIGVKPDRITVVSVMASSAELSELSLGKQCHAYVLRNSLWSWDSVGNSLIDMYSKCGEQGLARRVFDQMSVNRTVVSWNSLLAGFARNGDVDSAIRAFDEMPERNVVSWNTMIGALVNESLFLDAIELFRSMQSQGIAPDEVTMVCVVTACGYLGALDFAKWVYRYVKKCGFHSNMRLCTALVYMFARCGDTQSAMEVFCSMKERDVSAWTAAIGAMAMEGNGKRALELFHEMVGRGIAPDEVTFSEVLTACSHAGLVEEGMLMFNSMKEYAITPHVIHYGCVVDLLGRAGLLDKALEFIDAMPLEANSAIWGAFLGACRKHGNEKMAGRAAKMLSECSGDQTGIHVLLSNIYASARRWGDVARVRMSMKERGMRKTTGSSAIEVGGVVREFTSGDDSMGAASMLQEIEARLRDAGHAPHLMDVLLDVDEQEKEYLLSRHSEKLAIAHGLVSSARGTPVRVVKNLRMCSDCHSFAKMVSKVYDREIVVRDNKRFHFFKQGLCSCHEYW, encoded by the coding sequence ATGGCTTTCGCCGCCTCAATCGTCTCTCTTCCCCCATGCGCCACCCCCTGTGCGCCAAAGATTCAAATTCAGACACAGCCCATTTCGCCTAAACCCAATCCCCAAAACAGAGATCTCAAATCTTGCAAAAATCTTCAAGAAATAAAGCAAATTCATGCGCAATACATAAAACACGGCCTTGTGGCTGACCCTTCTTTGCTAACAAAACTCATTGCCAAATACTCAGAATTGGGCTCTCCTGACAGCTTGGAGTTTGCAGAAAAAGCATTTAAGATGTTCAAGAACAGCCGAAGGGATCGGACTAGTAACATAATTTACCTCTACAATTCATTGGTGAGAGGAAATTCATTACTTGGAGCTTATCACGATGCTATTTCGCAATATGTGGATATGTTGATTGATGATTTGGAGCCCGATAACTATACCTTTCCGTTTGTTCTCAGCGCTTGTGCCAAAAACTCGAGCCTTTCCGAAGCAAGGCAGATTCATGGCTCCGTGGTCAAAAGGGGTTATCACAATGATGTATTCGTCTCGAATTCCTTGGTATACTGTTACGGCGAATGCGGCGACACTGATAGTGCGAGGAAGGTGTTCGACGAAATGCCTGACAGAAATGTTGTGTCCTGGACTAGTTTGATTTGTGGGTATGCGAGGCGAGACCGGAATCGCGAGGCgatctctctcttctttgaTATGTTGGGAGAGGGAATTGAGCCCAACGAGCTCACCGTGGTGAGCGTTGTCTCGGCCTGTGCCAAGTTAGGGGATTTGGATTTGGGGGAGAGAGTTTTGAATCATGTTGAATGCTCTGAGCTCAAATTCAATGGTGTTATGGTGAATGCAATTGTTGATATGTATATCAAATGTGGACGTGTAGAGAAGGCGATGCAGATCTTTGATGAATGTGCTGATAAGGATTTGGTTCTTTACAACACATTTTTGTCGAATTATGTCAAATTGGGGATGGCAACAGATGCACTCGCTATGTTTCGTGGAATGCTTGATATTGGGGTGAAGCCGGATAGGATCACCGTGGTGTCTGTGATGGCGTCTTCAGCCGAACTCTCCGAGCTGTCCTTGGGGAAGCAATGCCACGCGTATGTCCTGAGGAACTCACTATGGAGTTGGGACAGTGTTGGGAATTCGCTCATTGATATGTACAGCAAGTGTGGCGAGCAAGGGCTCGCTCGTAGAGTGTTTGATCAAATGTCGGTCAACAGGACAGTTGTGTCGTGGAACTCTCTCCTCGCAGGTTTTGCTCGGAATGGTGATGTTGATTCAGCCATCAGAGCGTTCGATGAGATGCCCGAGAGGAATGTCGTGTCATGGAACACGATGATCGGAGCTTTGGTTAATGAGAGCTTGTTTCTTGACGCGATTGAGCTCTTCCGCTCGATGCAGAGCCAAGGGATAGCTCCGGATGAGGTGACGATGGTGTGCGTGGTAACAGCCTGTGGCTATCTTGGAGCACTGGATTTTGCAAAATGGGTGTATCGCTACGTCAAGAAATGCGGTTTTCACTCCAATATGCGTCTCTGCACCGCTCTTGTCTACATGTTTGCTAGGTGCGGGGACACTCAGAGCGCGATGGAGGTGTTCTGCTCGATGAAGGAGAGAGATGTCTCCGCTTGGACTGCAGCAATCGGAGCGATGGCCATGGAGGGGAACGGGAAACGAGCCCTTGAGCTCTTCCACGAGATGGTCGGACGAGGGATTGCACCTGATGAAGTAACTTTCAGTGAAGTTCTTACGGCATGTAGCCATGCCGGTTTGGTTGAAGAAGGAATGCTTATGTTCAATAGCATGAAGGAATATGCAATCACTCCGCACGTCATCCACTACGGATGCGTCGTTGATCTACTAGGCCGCGCTGGTTTGCTAGACAAGGCGCTCGAGTTCATAGACGCGATGCCCCTGGAGGCGAACAGTGCAATATGGGGGGCGTTCTTGGGTGCATGCAGGAAGCACGGAAACGAGAAGATGGCCGGGCGTGCTGCTAAGATGTTGAGCGAATGTAGTGGTGATCAGACGGGAATCCACGTCCTCTTGTCGAACATCTATGCATCCGCCCGGAGATGGGGCGATGTTGCTCGAGTCAGGATGAGTATGAAGGAGCGAGGCATGAGGAAAACAACGGGTTCGAGTGCGATTGAGGTTGGAGGAGTCGTTCGCGAGTTCACTTCTGGTGACGATAGCATGGGTGCAGCCTCGATGCTCCAAGAGATTGAGGCCAGGCTCAGAGATGCGGGGCATGCTCCTCATCTTATGGACGTCTTGCTCGACGTGGACGAGCAAGAGAAGGAGTACTTGCTCAGCCGACACAGCGAGAAGCTCGCCATCGCCCACGGCCTCGTGTCCTCTGCCCGTGGAACGCCGGTGAGAGTTGTCAAGAATCTGAGAATGTGCTCGGACTGCCATTCCTTCGCAAAAATGGTTTCCAAAGTGTATGATCGAGAGATAGTTGTTAGAGATAACAAGAGATTCCACTTTTTCAAGCAAGGTTTGTGTTCTTGCCATGAGTACTGGTAA
- the LOC125197508 gene encoding homocysteine S-methyltransferase 3-like: MVLKRVDHPSSMMTNFLRRCGGSAVLDGGLATELERHGADLNDPLWSAKCLLSSPHLIRRVHLDYLDAGANIIISSSYQATLQGFEAKGISRKEGEALLEKSVKIACEARDIYKERATKGLWDVSATRDHEQAPILVAASVGSYGAYLADGSEYSGNYGDRVSLDSLKDFHRRRVQVLAASGADLIAFETIPNKLEAKAYAELLEEEGVEIPAWFSFSCKDGANVVSGDPIEECAAIADSCEQVFGVGINCTAPRFVHQLIQSIQKATNKAILIYPNSGETYDANTKEWVKSSGVSDVDFVSYVKKWREAGASLVGGCCRTTPNTIRAISKALSNN; this comes from the exons ATGGTTCTAAAAAGAGTTGATCACCCTTCCTCTATGATGACAAACTTCCTCCGGCGCTGCGGCGGCTCCGCCGTCCTGGACGGCGGCCTTGCGACGGAGCTGGAACGCCACGGCGCTGACCTCAACGATCCTCTGTGGAGTGCCAAGTGCCTCTTAAGCTCCCCTCATCTTATTAGAAGG GTTCACTTGGATTACCTTGACGCAGGagcaaatataattatatcttcATCTTATCAG GCCACTCTTCAAGGTTTTGAAGCAAAGGGAATTTCAAGAAAAGAAGGCGAAGCGTTGCTAGAAAAAAGCGTAAAGATCGCTTGTGAGGCTCGGGATATATACAAGGAGAGAGCGACCAAGGGGCTGTGGGATGTCTCTGCAACGCGTGATCATGAACAAGCCCCCATTTTGGTCGCTGCATCTGTCGGAAGCTATGGCGCCTATCTCGCCGATGGCTCCGAGTATAG TGGGAATTATGGAGATAGGGTGAGTTTGGATAGTCTGAAAGATTTCCATCGGAGAAGGGTTCAGGTTTTGGCTGCGTCCGGGGCTGACCTCATTGCGTTCGAGACCATTCCAAACAAGCTCGAGGCCAAGGCATACGCTGAGCTTCTAGAAGAAGAGGGTGTCGAGATTCCAGCCTGGTTTTCCTTCTCTTGCAAAGACGGAGCAAATGTGGTGAGCGGTGATCCAATTGAAGAATGCGCTGCCATTGCTGATTCTTGTGAGCAAGTCTTTGGAGTTGGAATCAATTGCACTGCACCAAGATTTGTTCATCAACTCATCCAGTCTATACAAAAG GCAACAAATAAAGCTATTCTCATATATCCCAACTCTGGTGAGACTTATGATGCAAATACAAAGGAATGGGTG AAATCAAGTGGAGTTTCGGATGTGGATTTCGTGTCATATGTGAAGAAATGGAGGGAGGCAGGGGCATCCCTAGTGGGAGGGTGCTGCAGAACTACGCCCAATACCATTAGAGCTATTTCCAAGGCTCTCTCTAACAATTGA